One Zeugodacus cucurbitae isolate PBARC_wt_2022May chromosome 3, idZeuCucr1.2, whole genome shotgun sequence genomic region harbors:
- the Der-1 gene encoding derlin-1, which yields MTDPGQWYSQLPRFTRYWLTCTVVLSLLTRFNILPMNYVYLRRDAVFGDFELWRCITALFVYPLTSSTGFHFLINCYFISRYIAQLEKDQFGRSPADYLYMLLIVAFLSNVGGMLFSVFFLMDLLVVSTTYIWCQLNKDVIVNFWFGTRFKAVYLPWVLAVMELVFQGSIASLIGILIGHFYYFFKFQYPQELGGNAFLETPNLLKQYVPDVNGGFSGFGEPPASRAPQRPAAGNPVFGNTWGRGNQLGR from the exons ATGACCGATCCAGGCCAATGGTATAGTCAACTACCGCGTTTCACACGCTACTGGCTGACCTGTACGGTTGTGCTCAGTTTGCTGACCCGCTTCAACATATTACCCATGAACTATGTGTATCTACGACGTGATGCAGTATTTGGAGATTTCGAGTTATGGCGTTGTATTACCGCCTTATTTGTATACCCACTAACTTCCTCGACTGGGTTCCATTTCCTCATCAACTGCTACTTCATCTCACGTTATATAGCGCAATTGGAGAAGGACCAATTCGGACGGAGTCCAGCTGATTACTTGTATATGCTGTTGATAGTAGCTTTTCTATCAAATGTTGGTGGCATGCTATTTAGT GTATTCTTCCTTATGGACTTGCTAGTTGTATCAACTACATACATTTGGTGTCAATTGAATAAAGATGTCATTGTTAACTTTTGGTTTGGCACACGCTTCAAGGCTGTCTATTTACCGTGGGTGTTGGCGGTTATGGAACTGGTATTCCAAGG ttCAATTGCATCACTGATCGGCATACTTATCGGACACTTTTATTACTTCTTCAAATTCCAATATCCACAAGAACTTGGTGGTAATGCATTTTTGGAGACACCAAACTTGCT taaacAATATGTGCCGGATGTAAATGGTGGCTTCAGTGGTTTTGGTGAACCACCAGCGAGTCGTGCGCCACAACGTCCAGCTGCAGGAAATCCAGTTTTCGGTAACACTTGGGGTCGTGGTAATCAATTAGGCCGTTAG